A genomic window from Dermacentor silvarum isolate Dsil-2018 chromosome 9, BIME_Dsil_1.4, whole genome shotgun sequence includes:
- the LOC119463909 gene encoding Bardet-Biedl syndrome 1 protein-like, whose product MSLLTLVQRFNAGAAHAQGQCVWSVPLGAQPLAVAAVCRPGVCQAAAVALADRRVVLHGAADGAPTHVLNTRDAVSAIHFGRLGREDNALVMVGTGGSLTVLILRRNAQLLQSPSSSREAPAGGAVGAPRWSLPKKTKLFVDQTMREREHSVAMHRGFLRDLQRLRLTAARHYHRAVLGAAAPARSTDCTGETGPVLVQLSAQVQGLGPRLAVHVRLQSSRPLSRLTMIVHGDDQYRLHKPTMQVAYLVPGLAYRYTAMVTADSGVPGELKVVVARQTRVLATALVQMPALDMP is encoded by the exons ATGTCCCTGCTAACGTTAGTGCAGCGGTTTAACGCGGGAGCAGCGCATGCGCAGGGTCAGTGCGTGTGGAGCGTGCCGCTGGGAGCCCAGCCGCTGGCGGTGGCCGCGGTGTGCCGGCCGGGCGTGTGCCAGGCGGCGGCCGTGGCACTCGCCGACCGCCGCGTGGTGCTGCACGGCGCGGCCGACGGGGCGCCGACGCACGTGCTCAACACGCGGGACGCCGTGTCCGCCATCCACTTTGGCCGCCTCGGGAGGGAGGACAACGCCCTGGTCATGGTTGGCACCG GAGGCAGCCTGACGGTGCTGATCCTGCGGCGAAACGCACAGCTGCTGCAGTCACCATCCTCGTCCCGCGAGGCGCCTGCAGGCGGCGCTGTGGGCGCTCCCCGCTGGAGCCTTCCCAAGAAGACCAAGCTGTTCGTGGACCAGACGATGCGCGAGAGGGAGCACTCTGTCG CCATGCACCGGGGCTTCCTGCGCGACCTGCAGCGCCTGCGGCTGACGGCAGCGCGCCACTACCACCGCGCCGTGCTGGGAGCTGCGGCGCCCGCCCGCTCCACCGACTGCACCGGAGAAACGGGCCCCGTGCTCGTCCAGCTGTCGGCGCAGGTGCAGGGTCTGGGACCACGGCTTGCCGTCCACGTGCGTCTGCAGTCGTCGCGACCGCTCAGCCGGCTCACCATGATCGTGCACGGTGACGACCAGTACCGGCTGCACAAGCCCACCATGCAG GTGGCATACCTGGTTCCAGGCCTTGCTTACCGCTACACCGCAATGGTCACGGCGGATTCCGGCGTGCCCGGAGAACTCAAG